The following proteins are co-located in the Osmia bicornis bicornis unplaced genomic scaffold, iOsmBic2.1, whole genome shotgun sequence genome:
- the LOC123989268 gene encoding uncharacterized protein LOC123989268, with protein sequence MEEGVSGPSGESPTKKNPLGKFVGSSQRMMIVNLYENLMVDHPEMRYKPMIRMISRQTGIGQVTISKTLTEYKTTGSVRSPYKKRPRKNILEKTSDEDILAIRRKVHDFWLRREIPNVHKILQAVNLDPALPNFSRTSLYRLLKRMDFKYMVSARNNALIETENIIAWRQEYIEKIQQYRTEGRPIYYLDESWINARNVRKKLWVDTSVTCPANAKQRGLSTGIRPPANRGKRLIIGHVGSADGFVPGALLCFQSKKNCEDYHGEMNGAVFFEWFRTFLPMLRDGSVVVMDNAPYHSTKLEKFPTMGWKKNDIIEWLIRKGEIVQPEYVKARLLQLSYKYRRYEYVIDEYAKQHGHTVVRLPPYHCELNPIELAWAQIKNYIKTRNTTYKLDDVQRLLYEAVEDVTAESWQNFIRHTRGEENRFLEIDQITDNMLDQESGEWVEQSEDSDVDDET encoded by the exons ATGGAGGAAGGAGTCTCGGGACCGTCTGGCGAATCTCCAACAAAGAAAAATCCATTGGGAAAG TTCGTTGGATCTTCGCAACGGATGATGATAGTAAACCTGTATGAAAATCTGATGGTGGACCACCCGGAAATGAGATACAAACCTATGATACGAATGATATCTAGACAGACTGGAATCGGTCAAGTGACAATTAGCAAGACTCTGACTGAATATAAGACTACAGGAAGCGTGAGGTCCCCATATAAGAAGAGACCGCGGAAGAACATTCTGGAGAAGACGTCCGACGAAGATATACTGGCCATAAGGAGAAAGGTTCATGACTTTTGGTTGCGACGGGAAATACCAAACGTTCACAAAATATTGCAAGCTGTGAACCTGGATCCAGCGCTTCCAAATTTTAGCCGGACGTCGCTATACCGCCTTTTAAAGCGGATGGATTTCAAATACATGGTTAGCGCGCGCAATAACGCGCTCATAGAAACTGAAAACATCATCGCCTGGAGGCAAGAATACATCGAAAAGATCCAACAATATCGTACTGAAGGACGACCGATTTATTACCTCGACGAATCGTGGATTAACGCCAGAAATGTCCGAAAAAAACTTTGGGTGGACACTTCGGTTACCTGCCCCGCAAACGCGAAACAAAGGGGCCTGTCCACGGGCATACGACCCCCCGCAAATAGAGGCAAACGCCTAATAATAGGACATGTCGGGTCAGCAGATGGGTTCGTACCCGGAGCCCTCCTTTGTTTTCAATCGAAGAAAAATTGTGAAGACTACCACGGAGAGATGAATGGTGCTGTCTTTTTCGAATGGTTTCGCACATTTTTGCCCATGCTACGGGATGGGTCTGTCGTAGTGATGGATAATGCTCCGTACCATAGCACGAAACTCGAAAAATTTCCCACCATGGGGTGGAAGAAAAACGATATTATCGAGTGGCTAATTAGGAAGGGGGAAATCGTTCAACCAGAGTATGTAAAAGCACGGCTGCTGCAATTATCGTACAAGTACAGGCGGTATGAATATGTCATCGACGAGTACGCCAAGCAGCACGGGCATACTGTGGTACGTCTACCCCCTTACCACTGCGAGTTAAACCCTATCGAGCTAGCCTGGgctcaaattaaaaattacataaagACTAGAAATACCACGTACAAACTTGATGATGTACAGAGATTGCTGTACGAAGCCGTAGAAGATGTCACCGCTGAGTCGTGGCAAAATTTTATTCGACATACTAGGGGTGAAGAAAATAGATTTCTAGAAATAGACCAGATAACAGACAATATGCTGGACCAAGAAAGTGGTGAGTGGGTGGAGCAATCGGAGGACTCCGACGTTGACGACGagacataa